The Orcinus orca chromosome 1, mOrcOrc1.1, whole genome shotgun sequence DNA window TACATACCCCTTTCTCCCCTCCTAGAGGCCAAGTTACAGAAGTTTGACGTATTCCCCAAGACGCTGCTTCAGGCAGGCCGCGCAGGCAGCCCGCAGCCGCCGCCGGGAAAGCCCTTATCACCCGACGGCGCGGACTCTGGTCCCGGGACATCGTCCCCAGAGGTGCGAGCGGGCTCGGGCTCGGAGAACGGCGACGGCGAGTCCTTTTCTGGGTCGCCCCTGGCCCGGGCCTCCAAAGAGGCAGGTGGCAGCTGCCCAGGCAGCGCTGGCCCCGGAGGCGGCGGCGAGGAGGACAGCCCAGGATCCACCAGCCCTCTGGGTTCAGAATCCGGTTCCGAGGTCGACAAAGAAGAGGCAGAGGCCGCTCCCGCGCCCGGGCTGGGCGGGGGCCCGGGTCCACGGCAGCGGACGCCGCTAGACATCTTGACGCGCGTCTTCCCGGGCCACCGGCGGGGTGTCCTGGAGCTAGTGTTGCAGGGCTGCGGCGGCGACGTGGTGCAGGCTATCGAGCAGGTGCTGAACCACCACCGCGGGGGCCTGGCGGCCGGCCTCGGCCCCGCCGTGCCCCCCGATAAGGCCGCGGTGGGGGCAGTAGTAGCAGCGGATGACGCGTGGCCTGGCCGCGTCGACGCCGCGGCCGCTGGGGGGCCGGGGCTGCCCGCGCCGCTGCAGGCGGGCCCAGCCGCACCTCCGCACCACAGACCTTTGCTGGCCGGCGCCATGGCGCCCGGGGCGCTGGGCTCGCTGAGCAGCCGCTCGGCCTTCTCGCCACTGCAGCCCAACGCCAGTCACTTCGGCGCCGACGCGGGCGCCTACCCGCTGGGCGCGCCGCTCGGCCTCAGCCCCCTGCGCCTGGCCtactcggcggcggcggcgcacAGTCGCGGCCTGGCCTTCATGGCTCCCTACTCCACCGCCGGCCTGGTGCCCACACTCGGCTTCCGCCCGCCCATGGACTACGCCTTCAGTGATCTCATGCGCGACCGCTCGGCCGCCGCCGCTGCTGTGCACAAGGAGCCGACCTACGGCGGCGGCCTGTACGGGCCCATGGTCAATGGCGCCCCGGAGAAGCAGTAGGGCGAGCGGCCCGGCAGTCGGGCGGCCCCCAAACAGGGACCCCAGGCTTGCCCCGCGGGCTGCCGGCCCGTCTTTGCCTGGTGCGCTCTCTGCGCCCCGGCTGGGATCCTCTCGCTCCAAGgtggttttcagttttgttttggacGGTGGGTGGGGAGAGCTGAGCAAAGAGGAGCAGCTTCAGATGCAGATGTTCTCGGAGGGGATGTGAGACCCCCATCCTCGTCCCGCGACCCTATCAAGGCTCCCCATCCCTTCAGAAGGCCGGGAATTCTTGAGAATTCAGAGGCTGCAGCCGCTGCGCAAGCTCCTGCCTCTCCTGTCGCTATGCTCGTCACACCTGCCCGCGCTCCCGAATGGTTGGCAGGATAGTCCGAGAGTCTGTCTTCTGTGTCTCCCCctcccttaaaaaaatttttaatattcgcTCTAACAAATATAAATTTAGGATGTATAAATCTCTTGGCACTGAGTTGAGTCTTTGGGACACACATATATATCGATATcaaattgtaaaaaaagaaaataaggaaacaagttCTAAGGTGCACTTTCCTCGTTGCGGTATTTGTCGCTCTCTTTGTTGCTTATGCCGATAAGCATGGGTTTCCTTGGTGCAGTGtgagtttttatatatgtataaatctatatataaactatacatatatatacaagcCAGTGTATAATGttataaaatggaattctaaGTTATTAATCTGTAGGTGACCTCGGTATTAACgtgaaaaatattcaaaaacaagcaaaaaaaaaggacaaaacggAAAAAAATTAGACTATGCGTGCATTGTACTTATCAGGTTTATAGATTAAATATATTGTAAACCCGAGATGAATCCTGCCCACCCGCCCCTCTTGCCTGCGGCCTGTCTCTCCCTAAGGAGCGGTCTAGGTGCGCACTGAAGCAGGAACAGAGTGACCCGTGACTGAGCCGGAACCGCCCGCCGGAGGGCCCATCCCCGCCTCGCGGGACTCGCCAGGCACCTCGGCCGAAGGGCCGGCAGCGGGAAACGCTGCTGCAGAGAATGGCTCACTTTGTGCTTTCCTTTGCCTAGACATGAgctagaaataaatgttattttctaagaaaacagCAACGAATCCCGTCCCGCTTCTCGGGCGGCCGGGTTGATAATCTTAATTCCTCGCCGGAGCCGCGGTATCAGGGAGAAGCTTGCCCGAGGTCCGGAGGGTGCTTACGACCCTCGGGGGTGCGGGGCGAGGAAACTTCCTGCAGCGCCTGGGAGAGGCGCGCGCTCAGCACTCCGGGAGGAGCGGCGCCCGCCGTGCTTGTGGGACCTGGTGTCCCTCCCACTCCCCGCTCGGGCGCGCGGGTTGCAGAGGGGTCGCCTTGCCAGTGCTCTCGGTCCCCGGAGTCCTGCGAGGCCGCCGGCCGGGTTCCCGTTCTCCCCGGGGCGCAGATTTGGGCGCCCGCCGCGCGCCTCCCTCTTCAGGTTTGGAAGGAACGGCAGCCGAGACGGCGGCTGGGGAGGGAAGGCTAAGACCGCTCTCTCACAGAGGCCAGCGGCCTGGGAGTTATTTTTGGGGTGGTGGGGCGCTGCCTTCGCCCTAGACAGTGTAATCTGAGAGCGGCGGTGAGGACGCGCCTTCCAGCCCGACCTCACTCCGCGCCCCTTTTTGACCTTCCCTCCTTAAGCGGAGCTGAAGAAACTGGCGGCTCCGGGGCCGACACCCGCCTCCGGCCTCCCAAGTCCCTCCCGCTTCTGGCTGGGTGACTCCCCCTCTCCGAGAAACAGGGTGTCCCCTCCCCTAGGCTGGGCCGGCGACTTCCCAAGGTAAACTTCTGGGGCCGGCTCGAGTTCCGCCAGGCGGTGAAACTTAATAGCAGGGACAAGAAAACGGTTTAATAAAGAAGGGCTTTAATAGGGAACTAATTTGATTGAGTTGCCTAATTCCACTTTAATTGGAAAGGGGTTTGGCTGTTTGGTTATAAAGTGCGAGGGTGATGAGGAGCTGGAAGTGGGGGGAGAAGGGGCGAGAGCAGAGAGGTGGGGCGAGACAGGCAATGAAGATAGGGAGGAACGAAGAGAGAGacgagaaagaaaagagggaagagttaCCTAGGAAGTAGAGAGGAAGGCGGAAGAAAGTGCGCGGGAGCTTCTAGAAGTGTGAACTTTCTTGCGCTTCAAGGCTGCGCGCTCTCAAGCCCCCCACTCCAGGTTTTTCCTCCTCCCACTCCAGGTTTTCAGAGGCCTCGCATCCTCTCTCAACCCGCGCTCCAGCTGCCCCCTCCTCGGGATCAGCCCTCTTCCCCGCCCTAGGTGAGCTTAAGATCTGTCTTGGTCTCTTGGTTTCAGGAGGGATCTATATTGGGTCATCTGAAGTTCTCGGTTCCTGCTGGTGCTCAAGCCAGACGGAGAGAGGCGGCTTGTGGGCCCGCGTTACCCACTCTCCAGAACACCTGGAGCTTAATAGCTTTCAAGGTCATTATTTTAGTTTATCCTCATGGCAAACGCGGGGAAATCCAGTGAGTTGTTTATTGtcgtctccattttacagaggaggaaactgaggtccagagtggTTCAGGGACTTGTCCAACCATCCGGGGACCCCgaatctcttttcctttccattctccCAGTGGGcttgttcctccctctcctctcgtGAAGCGGTCTCGGCTGGCCGACGGCGGGGCCTCTGCCGTAACTCACCTCCTGTGTACACGTGCGGCCCAGAGAGGAGAGGCGGCTTGCTCCTAGCGCCCAGAGAGGCCGCGGCCTCAGCTTTGGGCTTCAAGCGTCGTCTTCCGTAGAACTCAGAATGGTTCTCCAGCGGTGGAAGTTAGACGGGGTGGAGTAGTGGGGTTCCAAGGttcctcccctccctggcccGACGATAGAAACCCAGGATGGTCAGCCACAGCCTTGGCGCCTGGCAAAGTCCTGCACCTTCGGGGCCCCGGACTCCGCTGCCCACGGAGCAGCCAGGAAGACTAAGGCTCAGAGGTTGACAGTGACCGGCCCAGGGTCGCACATCCAGGCTCTGAGGAGCGAGAATCAGAGCCCAGGACGCTCAAGCCGGGTTGCTAGGTTGCAGCGGTGGGAGTGGCAGGGGCGGAAGAGTAGGCACCTTTGGTTCAGGGAGCTTCCGTAGTGggcgggagggggctggggcctgAGCTCCCCTGGGATCCGTATTGGGGAGGAGCTTGGGGTTCTCGCTTGGGGCGTTGC harbors:
- the DMRTA2 gene encoding doublesex- and mab-3-related transcription factor A2, which produces MRSSPQVSPLFPRCSTPGPAMELRSELPSVPGAATAAATATGPPVASVASVAAAAAAAASLPVSVAGGLLRAPPLLLRAAEKYPRTPKCARCRNHGVVSALKGHKRYCRWKDCLCAKCTLIAERQRVMAAQVALRRQQAQEENEARELQLLYGTAEGLALAAANGIIPPRPAYEVFGSVCAADGGGQGAGAPAGTGGGAAGAGSSEAKLQKFDVFPKTLLQAGRAGSPQPPPGKPLSPDGADSGPGTSSPEVRAGSGSENGDGESFSGSPLARASKEAGGSCPGSAGPGGGGEEDSPGSTSPLGSESGSEVDKEEAEAAPAPGLGGGPGPRQRTPLDILTRVFPGHRRGVLELVLQGCGGDVVQAIEQVLNHHRGGLAAGLGPAVPPDKAAVGAVVAADDAWPGRVDAAAAGGPGLPAPLQAGPAAPPHHRPLLAGAMAPGALGSLSSRSAFSPLQPNASHFGADAGAYPLGAPLGLSPLRLAYSAAAAHSRGLAFMAPYSTAGLVPTLGFRPPMDYAFSDLMRDRSAAAAAVHKEPTYGGGLYGPMVNGAPEKQ